Proteins from a single region of Juglans microcarpa x Juglans regia isolate MS1-56 chromosome 5S, Jm3101_v1.0, whole genome shotgun sequence:
- the LOC121267775 gene encoding ferredoxin-dependent glutamate synthase, chloroplastic-like isoform X1 produces MALGSVSPISQLLHSNGRSVTQPPPFLAASNDGRLFVDFVGLYCKPKRTRRRFGASSGARSFPHFLATTSSAVKAVLDLGLSNSALHDEPDAPPNLRPKVANLDDIISERGACGVGFIANLENKESYEIIKDALTALSCMEHRGGCGADNDSGDGSGLMTSIPWDLFNNWANTQGIGSFHKLHTGVGMVFLPKDNDLLEEAKKVIVNTFRQEGLEVLGWRPVPVNTSIVGYYAKETMPNIQQVFVKVVKEDNVDNIERELYICRKLIERAAGSEIWGNELYFCSLSNQTIVYKGMLRSEVLGLFYSDLQNDLYKSPFAIYHRRYSTNTSPRWPLAQPMRLLGHNGEINTIQGNLNWMQSRESSLKSPVWHGRENEICPYGNSKASDSANLDSAAEFLMRSGRTPEEALMILVPEAYKNHPTLMIKYPEVVDFYDYYKGQMEAWDGPALLLFSDGKTVGACLDRNGLRPARYWRTSDNVVYVASEVGVLPMDESKIIMKGRLGPGMMITVDLTSGQVYENTEVKKRVALSNPYGKWVKENLQSLKPVKFLSATGRDNDAILRHQQAFGYSSEDVQMVIETMAAQGKEPTFCMGDDIPLAILSQKPHMLYDYFKQRFAQVTNPAIDPLREGLVMSLEVNIGKRRNILEVGPENAKQVILSSPILNEGELEFLLKDPHLKCQILPTFFDIRKGLDGSLKKTLKKLCEAADEAVRNGSQLLVLSDRSDVLEPTRPAVPILLAVGSVHQHLIQNGLRMSASIVVDTAQCFSTHQFACLIGYGASAVCPYLALETCRQWRLSNKTVNLMRNGKMPTVTIEQAQKNFCKAVNSGLLKILSKMGISLLSSYCGAQIFEIYGLGKEIVDLAFCGSVSNIGGLTFEELARETLSFWVKAFSEDTAKRLENFGFIQFRPGGEYHGNNPEMSKLLHKAVRQKSESAFSVYQQHLANRPVNVLRDLLEFKSDRTPIPVGKVEPAASIVQRFCTGGMSLGAISRETHEAIAIAMNRLGGRSNSGEGGEDPIRWRPLTDVVDGYSPTLPHLKGLQNGDTATSAIKQVASGRFGVTPTFLVNASQLEIKIAQGAKPGEGGQLPGKKVSAYIARLRNSKPGVPLISPPPHHDIYSIEDLAQLIFDLHQVNPKAKVSVKLVAEAGIGTVASGVAKGNADIVQISGHDGGTGASPISSIKHAGGPWELGLTETHQMLIENGLRERVILRVDGGFKSGVDVLLAAAMGADEYGFGSVAMIATGCVMARICHTNNCPVGVASQREELRARFPGVPGDLVNFFLYVAEEVRGMLAQLGYEKLDDIIGRTDILRPRDISLMKTQHLDLNYILSSVGLPKWSSTAIRNQDAHTNGPVLDDILLADPEISEAIEKEKVINKTIEIYNVDRAVCGRIAGVIAKKYGDTGFAGQLNITFTGSAGQSFACFLTPGMNIRLVGEANDYVGKGIAGGELVITPVDNTGFFPEDAAIVGNTCLYGATGGQIFVRGKAGERFAVRNSLAQAVVEGTGDHCCEYMTGGCVAVLGKVGRNVAAGMTGGLAYILDEDNTLLPKVNKEIVKIQRVTAPVGQMQLKNLIEAHVEKTGSGKGATILKEWDRYLPLFWQLVPPSEEDTPEACAEYEKPTADQVSLQSAQDNVSAVP; encoded by the exons atggctCTGGGGTCAGTCTCTCCCATTTCTCAGCTCCTCCACTCCAATGGTCGCTCCGTCACTCAGCCTCCTCCGTTTCTCGCGGCGTCAAATGATGGACGCTTGTTCGTTGACTTCGTCGGATTGTATTGCAAACCGAAGCGGACGAGGCGGAGATTTGGAGCGTCTTCCGGAGCGAGGAGCTTCCCGCATTTTCTGGCGACGACGTCTTCGGCGGTCAAAGCTGTTCTCGATCTTGGACTTAGCAACTCTGCCTTGCATGATGAACCGGATGCTCCTCCTAATTTGAGACCGAAG GTTGCAAACTTGGATGATATAATATCAGAAAGAGGAGCTTGTGGAGTTGGATTTATTGCCAATTTGGAAAACAAAGAATCTTATGAGATAATTAAGGATGCTCTTACAGCTCTTAGCTGTATGGAACATCGCGGGGGTTGTGGAGCAGATAATGACTCTGGTGACGGTTCAGGATTGATGACTTCAATTCCATGGGATCTATTTAACAACTGGGCGAACACACAAGGGATTGGTTCCTTTCATAAGTTGCATACTGGCGTTGGAATGGTTTTCCTCCCCAAAGATAACGACCTATTGGAAGAAGCCAAAAAAG TTATTGTAAATACTTTTAGACAAGAGGGTCTCGAGGTGCTTGGATGGAGGCCTGTTCCTGTGAATACATCTATAGTTGGTTACTATGCAAAAGAAACCATGCCCAACATACAACAGGTGTTTGTTAAAGTTGTCAAAGAAGACAATGTTGACAACATTGAACGGGAACTGTACATCTGCCGAAAGTTGATCGAAAGAGCAGCGGGCTCAGAAATTTGGGGAAATGAGCtttatttctgttctttgtcCAATCAGACGATAGTTTACAAGGGGATGCTTCGCTCAGAAGTTCTTGGGTTATTTTATTCTGACCTTCAAAATGACCTTTATAAATCCCCTTTTGCCATTTATCATCGGAGGTACAGCACAAACACTAGTCCCAGATGGCCTCTTGCACAACCTATGAGATTACTTGGACACAATGGAGAAATAAATACCATACAG GGTAACTTGAACTGGATGCAATCTCGAGAATCCTCATTGAAGTCACCTGTATGGCATGGGCGTGAAAATGAGATTTGTCCATATGGTAACTCAAAGGCATCAGACTCTGCAAATCTTGATAGTGCAGCAGAA TTCTTGATGAGGAGTGGACGTACTCCTGAGGAAGCTCTAATGATTCTTGTCCCAGAGGCATACAAGAATCATCCAACTCTTATGATCAAATATCCTGAG GTGGTTGATTTTTATGACTACTACAAGGGTCAGATGGAAGCATGGGATGGGCCTGCTTTACTACTATTCAG TGATGGAAAAACAGTTGGTGCATGTCTTGATCGTAATGGACTTCGCCCAGCTAGGTATTGGCGGACATCAGATAATGTTGTCTATGTGGCATCTGAG GTTGGTGTCCTACCAATGGATGAgtcaaaaattataatgaaaggCCGTCTAGGTCCAGGGATGATGATTACTGTTGATTTAACCAGTGGCCAG GTTTATGAGAATACAGAGGTGAAAAAGCGAGTAGCCTTGTCTAATCCATATGGAAAGTGGGTCAAGGAAAACTTGCAATCCTTGAAGCCTGTGAAATTCCTATCAGCAACAGGAAGGGATAATGATGCAATACTAAGGCACCAACA GGCTTTTGGTTACTCGAGTGAAGATGTTCAAATGGTTATTGAAACTATGGCTGCACAAGGGAAGGAGCCTACATTTTGCATGGGTGATGACATTCCGTTGGCAATATTGTCCCAGAAGCCACACATgctttatgattattttaagcAACGGTTTGCACAG GTTACAAATCCAGCCATTGACCCTCTTCGAGAAGGATTAGTCATGTCTCTTGAAGTCAATATTGGGAAGCGAAGAAATATATTGGAGGTTGGACCTGAAAATGCTAAGCAG GTTATATTGTCTAGTCCCATACTGAATGAAGGGGAGCTTGAGTTTTTGCTGAAGGATCCTCATTTAAAATGCCAAATTCTGCCAACATTTTTTGATATTCGTAAAGGGCTTGATGGTTCCTTGAAAAAAACGCTAAAGAAGCTTTGTGAAGCTGCTGATGAAGCTGTTCGAAATGGTTCCCAACTGCTTGTTCTCTCTGACCGCTCTGATGTGCTG GAACCAACTCGTCCTGCAGTTCCAATACTTCTCGCTGTTGGTTCTGTTCATCAGCATCTTATTCAGAATGGCTTGCGGATGTCCGCATCTATTGTAGTTGACACTGCTCAGTGCTTCAGCACCCATCAGTTTGCTTGTTTGATTGGATATGGTGCAAG TGCTGTATGCCCATACTTAGCGTTGGAGACTTGCCGGCAATGGCGTCTGAGTAATAAAACCGTAAATTTGATGAGGAATGGAAAGATGCCTACCGTAACAATTGAGCAGGCTCAAAAGAACTTTTGTAAG GCTGTTAATTCTGGtcttctcaaaattctttcCAAAATGGGCATCTCATTGCTTTCGAG TTATTGTGGTGCACAGATATTTGAGATTTATGGACTAGGGAAGGAGATTGTTGATCTTGCATTTTGTGGCAGTGTTTCAAATATTGGTGGATTAACTTTTGAGGAG CTGGCAAGGGAGACTTTATCTTTTTGGGTGAAGGCTTTCTCTGAGGATACTGCTAAAAGGCTcgaaaattttggatttatacAATTCAGACCAGGAG ggGAGTATCATGGAAACAACCCTGAGATGTCAAAGTTACTACACAAAGCTGTTCGCCAAAAGAGTGAAAGTGCCTTTTCAGTTTATCAGCAACATTTGGCCAACCGACCTGTAAAT GTTCTTCGTGACCTTCTTGAGTTCAAAAGTGATCGTACTCCAATTCCTGTGGGAAAGGTCGAACCTGCTGCATCTATTGTTCAACGGTTTTGCACTGGTGGGATGTCGCTTGGAGCTATTTCAAGAGAAACCCACGAAGCAATTGCCATTGCAATGAATAGATTGGGTGGAAGATCAAATTCAGGAGAAGGTGGTGAG GATCCCATTCGCTGGAGACCACTTACAGATGTTGTTGATGGGTACTCTCCAACACTGCCTCATCTCAAAGGTCTTCAAAATGGAGATACAGCTACAAGTGCTATCAAGCAG GTTGCTTCAGGACGTTTTGGGGTCACTCCAACATTCTTGGTCAATGCTAGTCAATTGGAAATCAAAATTGCGCAAGGTGCAAAGCCTGGCGAGGGTGGCCAACTGCCTGGAAAAAAAGTTAGTGCATATATTGCAAGGTTGAGAAATTCTAAACCTGGGGTACCACTTATTTCTCCACCACCGCACCATGACATTTATTCTATAGAGGATCTTGCACAGTTGATCTTTGACCTTCATCAG GTTAATCCTAAGGCTAAGGTGTCAGTAAAGCTAGTGGCAGAAGCTGGAATCGGTACTGTTGCTTCTGGGGTTGCAAAGGGTAATGCTGATATCGTACag ATATCAGGGCATGATGGTGGAACTGGAGCCAGCCCTATAAGTTCCATCAAGCATGCTGGTGGTCCTTGGGAACTTGGACTTACAGAAACTCACCAG ATGCTCATCGAGAATGGGCTCAGGGAAAGAGTTATTCTCAGAGTTGATGGTGGCTTCAAAAGTGGAGTTGATGTCTTACTGGCTGCAGCAATGGGTGCTGATGAGTATGGGTTTGGGTCTGTGGCAATGATTGCTACTGGATGCGTGATGGCCCGCATTTGCCACACGAATAATTGCCCAGTTGGTGTTGCCAGTCAG AGAGAAGAATTACGTGCTCGGTTCCCTGGCGTGCCCGGTGATCTTGTCAACTTCTTTTTATATGTAGCCGAAGAG GTAAGAGGAATGTTGGCACAGTTGGGATATGAGAAATTGGACGATATAATTGGTCGCACAGATATATTAAGACCACGGGATATCTCTCTAATGAAAACTCAGCATCTGGATCTCAATTATATTCTCTCT AGTGTTGGGTTACCAAAATGGAGCAGTACTGCAATCAGGAATCAGGATGCTCATACTAATGGACCTGTTCTGGATGATATTTTACTCGCTGATCCAGAG ATTTCGGAGgcaattgaaaaggaaaaagttatCAATAAGACCATAGAGATATACAATGTTGATCGTGCTGTTTGTGGGCGCATAGCAGGGGTAATTGCAAAGAAGTATGGTGACACTGGTTTTGCAGGGCAATTGAACATAAC ATTTACAGGGAGTGCTGGGCAGTCGTTTGCATGCTTTTTGACTCCTGGAATGAATATTCGGCTGGTGGGAGAGGCTAACGATTATGTGGGAAAG GGTATTGCTGGAGGTGAGTTAGTTATAACTCCTGTTGATAACACTGGGTTTTTCCCTGAGGATGCGGCCATTGTTGGGAATACTTGTTTGTATGGGGCAACTGGTGGGCAAATCTTTGTCAGAGGAAAAGCTGGAGAGCGATTTGCTGTTAGAAACTCACTTGCTCAAGCAGTGGTGGAGGGTACTGGAGACCATTGTTGTGAGTACATGACGGGTGGTTGTGTGGCTGTACTTGGAAA AGTGGGGAGAAATGTAGCAGCTGGAATGACGGGGGGTTTGGCATACATTCTTGATGAGGACAACACTCTCCTTCCCAAG GTGAATAAAGAAATTGTGAAGATCCAAAGAGTGACAGCCCCCGTGGGGCAGATGCAGCTGAAGAACCTTATTGAAGCCCACGTT GAAAAAACCGGGAGCGGTAAAGGTGCTACTATTTTGAAGGAGTGGGATAGATACCTACCACTCTTTTGGCAGCTTGTTCCCCCTAGTGAAGAAGACACCCCAGAGGCCTGTGCAGAGTACGAGAAACCAACTGCCGACCAAGTGAGTTTACAATCTGCACAGGATAATGTTTCAGCTGTACCCTGA
- the LOC121267775 gene encoding ferredoxin-dependent glutamate synthase, chloroplastic-like isoform X2 → MGVKMRFVHMFLMRSGRTPEEALMILVPEAYKNHPTLMIKYPEVVDFYDYYKGQMEAWDGPALLLFSDGKTVGACLDRNGLRPARYWRTSDNVVYVASEVGVLPMDESKIIMKGRLGPGMMITVDLTSGQVYENTEVKKRVALSNPYGKWVKENLQSLKPVKFLSATGRDNDAILRHQQAFGYSSEDVQMVIETMAAQGKEPTFCMGDDIPLAILSQKPHMLYDYFKQRFAQVTNPAIDPLREGLVMSLEVNIGKRRNILEVGPENAKQVILSSPILNEGELEFLLKDPHLKCQILPTFFDIRKGLDGSLKKTLKKLCEAADEAVRNGSQLLVLSDRSDVLEPTRPAVPILLAVGSVHQHLIQNGLRMSASIVVDTAQCFSTHQFACLIGYGASAVCPYLALETCRQWRLSNKTVNLMRNGKMPTVTIEQAQKNFCKAVNSGLLKILSKMGISLLSSYCGAQIFEIYGLGKEIVDLAFCGSVSNIGGLTFEELARETLSFWVKAFSEDTAKRLENFGFIQFRPGGEYHGNNPEMSKLLHKAVRQKSESAFSVYQQHLANRPVNVLRDLLEFKSDRTPIPVGKVEPAASIVQRFCTGGMSLGAISRETHEAIAIAMNRLGGRSNSGEGGEDPIRWRPLTDVVDGYSPTLPHLKGLQNGDTATSAIKQVASGRFGVTPTFLVNASQLEIKIAQGAKPGEGGQLPGKKVSAYIARLRNSKPGVPLISPPPHHDIYSIEDLAQLIFDLHQVNPKAKVSVKLVAEAGIGTVASGVAKGNADIVQISGHDGGTGASPISSIKHAGGPWELGLTETHQMLIENGLRERVILRVDGGFKSGVDVLLAAAMGADEYGFGSVAMIATGCVMARICHTNNCPVGVASQREELRARFPGVPGDLVNFFLYVAEEVRGMLAQLGYEKLDDIIGRTDILRPRDISLMKTQHLDLNYILSSVGLPKWSSTAIRNQDAHTNGPVLDDILLADPEISEAIEKEKVINKTIEIYNVDRAVCGRIAGVIAKKYGDTGFAGQLNITFTGSAGQSFACFLTPGMNIRLVGEANDYVGKGIAGGELVITPVDNTGFFPEDAAIVGNTCLYGATGGQIFVRGKAGERFAVRNSLAQAVVEGTGDHCCEYMTGGCVAVLGKVGRNVAAGMTGGLAYILDEDNTLLPKVNKEIVKIQRVTAPVGQMQLKNLIEAHVEKTGSGKGATILKEWDRYLPLFWQLVPPSEEDTPEACAEYEKPTADQVSLQSAQDNVSAVP, encoded by the exons ATGGGCGTGAAAATGAGATTTGTCCATATG TTCTTGATGAGGAGTGGACGTACTCCTGAGGAAGCTCTAATGATTCTTGTCCCAGAGGCATACAAGAATCATCCAACTCTTATGATCAAATATCCTGAG GTGGTTGATTTTTATGACTACTACAAGGGTCAGATGGAAGCATGGGATGGGCCTGCTTTACTACTATTCAG TGATGGAAAAACAGTTGGTGCATGTCTTGATCGTAATGGACTTCGCCCAGCTAGGTATTGGCGGACATCAGATAATGTTGTCTATGTGGCATCTGAG GTTGGTGTCCTACCAATGGATGAgtcaaaaattataatgaaaggCCGTCTAGGTCCAGGGATGATGATTACTGTTGATTTAACCAGTGGCCAG GTTTATGAGAATACAGAGGTGAAAAAGCGAGTAGCCTTGTCTAATCCATATGGAAAGTGGGTCAAGGAAAACTTGCAATCCTTGAAGCCTGTGAAATTCCTATCAGCAACAGGAAGGGATAATGATGCAATACTAAGGCACCAACA GGCTTTTGGTTACTCGAGTGAAGATGTTCAAATGGTTATTGAAACTATGGCTGCACAAGGGAAGGAGCCTACATTTTGCATGGGTGATGACATTCCGTTGGCAATATTGTCCCAGAAGCCACACATgctttatgattattttaagcAACGGTTTGCACAG GTTACAAATCCAGCCATTGACCCTCTTCGAGAAGGATTAGTCATGTCTCTTGAAGTCAATATTGGGAAGCGAAGAAATATATTGGAGGTTGGACCTGAAAATGCTAAGCAG GTTATATTGTCTAGTCCCATACTGAATGAAGGGGAGCTTGAGTTTTTGCTGAAGGATCCTCATTTAAAATGCCAAATTCTGCCAACATTTTTTGATATTCGTAAAGGGCTTGATGGTTCCTTGAAAAAAACGCTAAAGAAGCTTTGTGAAGCTGCTGATGAAGCTGTTCGAAATGGTTCCCAACTGCTTGTTCTCTCTGACCGCTCTGATGTGCTG GAACCAACTCGTCCTGCAGTTCCAATACTTCTCGCTGTTGGTTCTGTTCATCAGCATCTTATTCAGAATGGCTTGCGGATGTCCGCATCTATTGTAGTTGACACTGCTCAGTGCTTCAGCACCCATCAGTTTGCTTGTTTGATTGGATATGGTGCAAG TGCTGTATGCCCATACTTAGCGTTGGAGACTTGCCGGCAATGGCGTCTGAGTAATAAAACCGTAAATTTGATGAGGAATGGAAAGATGCCTACCGTAACAATTGAGCAGGCTCAAAAGAACTTTTGTAAG GCTGTTAATTCTGGtcttctcaaaattctttcCAAAATGGGCATCTCATTGCTTTCGAG TTATTGTGGTGCACAGATATTTGAGATTTATGGACTAGGGAAGGAGATTGTTGATCTTGCATTTTGTGGCAGTGTTTCAAATATTGGTGGATTAACTTTTGAGGAG CTGGCAAGGGAGACTTTATCTTTTTGGGTGAAGGCTTTCTCTGAGGATACTGCTAAAAGGCTcgaaaattttggatttatacAATTCAGACCAGGAG ggGAGTATCATGGAAACAACCCTGAGATGTCAAAGTTACTACACAAAGCTGTTCGCCAAAAGAGTGAAAGTGCCTTTTCAGTTTATCAGCAACATTTGGCCAACCGACCTGTAAAT GTTCTTCGTGACCTTCTTGAGTTCAAAAGTGATCGTACTCCAATTCCTGTGGGAAAGGTCGAACCTGCTGCATCTATTGTTCAACGGTTTTGCACTGGTGGGATGTCGCTTGGAGCTATTTCAAGAGAAACCCACGAAGCAATTGCCATTGCAATGAATAGATTGGGTGGAAGATCAAATTCAGGAGAAGGTGGTGAG GATCCCATTCGCTGGAGACCACTTACAGATGTTGTTGATGGGTACTCTCCAACACTGCCTCATCTCAAAGGTCTTCAAAATGGAGATACAGCTACAAGTGCTATCAAGCAG GTTGCTTCAGGACGTTTTGGGGTCACTCCAACATTCTTGGTCAATGCTAGTCAATTGGAAATCAAAATTGCGCAAGGTGCAAAGCCTGGCGAGGGTGGCCAACTGCCTGGAAAAAAAGTTAGTGCATATATTGCAAGGTTGAGAAATTCTAAACCTGGGGTACCACTTATTTCTCCACCACCGCACCATGACATTTATTCTATAGAGGATCTTGCACAGTTGATCTTTGACCTTCATCAG GTTAATCCTAAGGCTAAGGTGTCAGTAAAGCTAGTGGCAGAAGCTGGAATCGGTACTGTTGCTTCTGGGGTTGCAAAGGGTAATGCTGATATCGTACag ATATCAGGGCATGATGGTGGAACTGGAGCCAGCCCTATAAGTTCCATCAAGCATGCTGGTGGTCCTTGGGAACTTGGACTTACAGAAACTCACCAG ATGCTCATCGAGAATGGGCTCAGGGAAAGAGTTATTCTCAGAGTTGATGGTGGCTTCAAAAGTGGAGTTGATGTCTTACTGGCTGCAGCAATGGGTGCTGATGAGTATGGGTTTGGGTCTGTGGCAATGATTGCTACTGGATGCGTGATGGCCCGCATTTGCCACACGAATAATTGCCCAGTTGGTGTTGCCAGTCAG AGAGAAGAATTACGTGCTCGGTTCCCTGGCGTGCCCGGTGATCTTGTCAACTTCTTTTTATATGTAGCCGAAGAG GTAAGAGGAATGTTGGCACAGTTGGGATATGAGAAATTGGACGATATAATTGGTCGCACAGATATATTAAGACCACGGGATATCTCTCTAATGAAAACTCAGCATCTGGATCTCAATTATATTCTCTCT AGTGTTGGGTTACCAAAATGGAGCAGTACTGCAATCAGGAATCAGGATGCTCATACTAATGGACCTGTTCTGGATGATATTTTACTCGCTGATCCAGAG ATTTCGGAGgcaattgaaaaggaaaaagttatCAATAAGACCATAGAGATATACAATGTTGATCGTGCTGTTTGTGGGCGCATAGCAGGGGTAATTGCAAAGAAGTATGGTGACACTGGTTTTGCAGGGCAATTGAACATAAC ATTTACAGGGAGTGCTGGGCAGTCGTTTGCATGCTTTTTGACTCCTGGAATGAATATTCGGCTGGTGGGAGAGGCTAACGATTATGTGGGAAAG GGTATTGCTGGAGGTGAGTTAGTTATAACTCCTGTTGATAACACTGGGTTTTTCCCTGAGGATGCGGCCATTGTTGGGAATACTTGTTTGTATGGGGCAACTGGTGGGCAAATCTTTGTCAGAGGAAAAGCTGGAGAGCGATTTGCTGTTAGAAACTCACTTGCTCAAGCAGTGGTGGAGGGTACTGGAGACCATTGTTGTGAGTACATGACGGGTGGTTGTGTGGCTGTACTTGGAAA AGTGGGGAGAAATGTAGCAGCTGGAATGACGGGGGGTTTGGCATACATTCTTGATGAGGACAACACTCTCCTTCCCAAG GTGAATAAAGAAATTGTGAAGATCCAAAGAGTGACAGCCCCCGTGGGGCAGATGCAGCTGAAGAACCTTATTGAAGCCCACGTT GAAAAAACCGGGAGCGGTAAAGGTGCTACTATTTTGAAGGAGTGGGATAGATACCTACCACTCTTTTGGCAGCTTGTTCCCCCTAGTGAAGAAGACACCCCAGAGGCCTGTGCAGAGTACGAGAAACCAACTGCCGACCAAGTGAGTTTACAATCTGCACAGGATAATGTTTCAGCTGTACCCTGA